From Pelosinus fermentans DSM 17108, the proteins below share one genomic window:
- a CDS encoding bactofilin family protein: MFGSNKKATSYAGEIETIIGKDTIMKGTITGKGALRIDGQFEGDINTTGSIVIGENAKVTAQCKGMNATIAGIVYGNIDISEKLELLPSSQIYGDIKAGILSVGEGAIFKGGCEMRAGGEDPANKKNIAKKQ; this comes from the coding sequence ATGTTTGGTAGTAATAAAAAAGCAACTAGCTATGCAGGTGAGATTGAAACCATTATTGGTAAGGATACAATAATGAAGGGAACGATCACTGGTAAAGGTGCATTACGCATTGATGGGCAATTCGAGGGTGATATTAATACCACAGGCAGCATTGTTATAGGAGAAAATGCGAAAGTAACGGCTCAGTGCAAAGGTATGAATGCTACCATTGCTGGTATTGTATATGGCAATATTGATATTAGCGAAAAACTAGAGTTACTACCAAGTTCGCAGATTTATGGAGATATTAAAGCGGGGATATTGAGTGTTGGCGAAGGCGCAATTTTTAAAGGCGGGTGTGAAATGCGTGCTGGTGGCGAAGATCCTGCCAATAAGAAAAATATAGCAAAAAAGCAGTAG
- the metF gene encoding methylenetetrahydrofolate reductase [NAD(P)H] — MKLSDRFNKGKTLVSFEIFPPKQTVTLESIFKTTEGLQTLNPDFTSITYGAGGSASDRTIETADKIKNTYGVEALAHLTCINSHKDDIDLMLNQLQAHNIENILAMRGDYPINKNNDKGRENTYQYAKDLIAHIKSNHDFCIAAAAYPEGHPECPDLNTDLLHLKEKVNSGTDFLITQMFFDNAIFYDFLDRIKQVNITIPVSAGIMPLLNSKQVGRIKGLCGASIPKPLQNIIEKYEHSSLDFEKAGIEYACSQITDLVANQVDGIHLYTMNKLEQSKTIIQQTNLR; from the coding sequence ATGAAACTTTCTGATCGATTTAATAAAGGAAAAACCCTTGTCTCTTTTGAAATTTTTCCGCCAAAACAAACCGTCACCTTAGAATCTATTTTTAAAACAACAGAGGGCTTACAAACCCTCAATCCTGATTTTACTAGTATTACCTATGGAGCCGGAGGCAGTGCTTCAGACCGCACCATTGAAACGGCAGATAAAATTAAAAATACGTATGGCGTCGAGGCCTTAGCTCATTTAACTTGCATCAACTCCCACAAAGATGATATTGATCTAATGTTAAATCAACTGCAAGCTCATAATATTGAAAATATATTAGCTATGCGAGGCGATTATCCAATAAATAAAAACAATGATAAAGGAAGAGAAAATACTTATCAATATGCAAAAGATTTAATCGCCCATATTAAATCCAATCATGATTTTTGCATTGCTGCCGCCGCTTATCCAGAAGGACACCCAGAATGTCCTGATTTGAATACAGATCTTCTTCACCTAAAAGAAAAGGTAAATAGCGGTACAGATTTTCTAATTACACAAATGTTTTTTGATAATGCCATTTTTTATGATTTTCTTGACCGAATTAAACAAGTGAATATCACAATCCCTGTCAGTGCCGGGATCATGCCATTGCTAAATAGCAAACAAGTAGGCAGGATTAAAGGATTGTGCGGTGCTTCTATTCCTAAACCCCTACAAAACATCATTGAAAAATATGAACATTCATCTTTAGATTTTGAAAAAGCAGGGATTGAATATGCTTGCAGCCAAATTACAGATTTGGTAGCAAATCAGGTAGATGGTATACATCTATATACAATGAACAAACTAGAACAATCCAAAACCATTATTCAACAAACAAATTTGCGTTAA
- a CDS encoding ParA family protein: MNYLVKVIAIANQKGGVGKTTTSVNLSACLADLGKKVLLVDLDPQGNSTSGFGFDKTKMKQSVYDVLVNDVPIEGVILQTKIENLMLLPATIQLAGAEIELVSIMSRETKLKRVLDKVKYSYDYVIIDCPPSLGLLTINSLTAANSVLVPIQCEFYALEGLSQLMNTITLVQKNLNPALSLEGVVLTMFDARTNLSIQVVDEVKNHFRHKVYQTIIPRNVRLSEAPSHGQPITRYDPKSKGAEVYTDLAKEVIDDE; encoded by the coding sequence GTGAACTACTTGGTGAAGGTAATTGCAATTGCCAACCAAAAAGGGGGTGTTGGAAAGACAACAACTTCTGTTAATTTAAGTGCATGTTTGGCTGATTTAGGGAAAAAAGTATTATTAGTGGATCTTGATCCACAAGGTAATTCTACGAGTGGTTTTGGTTTTGATAAAACCAAGATGAAACAGTCTGTTTATGATGTGCTAGTTAATGATGTACCGATTGAAGGCGTTATTTTACAAACCAAAATTGAAAATCTAATGCTGTTACCCGCTACGATTCAGCTGGCAGGAGCGGAAATCGAGTTGGTATCTATTATGTCTCGAGAAACGAAGCTAAAAAGGGTTTTGGATAAAGTGAAGTACAGTTATGATTATGTTATTATTGACTGCCCTCCTTCTTTAGGGTTATTGACTATTAATTCATTAACCGCCGCTAATTCCGTCTTAGTACCAATTCAATGTGAGTTTTATGCATTGGAAGGGTTATCCCAGCTGATGAATACAATTACCCTTGTTCAGAAGAATCTAAATCCGGCATTGTCTTTGGAAGGGGTAGTTCTGACAATGTTTGACGCCAGGACAAACTTGTCTATTCAAGTCGTAGATGAAGTGAAAAATCATTTTCGACATAAGGTATACCAAACGATTATTCCCCGGAATGTTCGTCTTAGTGAAGCACCTAGCCATGGACAGCCTATCACTCGATATGATCCTAAATCTAAAGGGGCAGAAGTGTATACAGATTTAGCTAAAGAGGTGATTGATGATGAATAA
- a CDS encoding YkuS family protein has product MQGIIAVEKTLSILADMLETKGYEVVDLSESNLSGVDAIIVGGTDVNAMQDSLTDVPVINAADKTFNEIIEELGRV; this is encoded by the coding sequence ATGCAAGGTATTATTGCAGTAGAAAAAACGTTGTCTATTTTAGCGGATATGTTAGAAACAAAAGGATATGAGGTAGTAGATTTAAGTGAAAGTAATCTTAGCGGAGTCGATGCTATTATCGTAGGTGGAACCGATGTAAATGCAATGCAAGACTCACTTACTGATGTACCTGTTATTAATGCTGCGGATAAAACATTTAATGAAATTATTGAAGAACTAGGGCGCGTGTAA
- the hydF gene encoding [FeFe] hydrogenase H-cluster maturation GTPase HydF → MQETPKASRLHIAILGRRNAGKSSLINALTNQKVALVSDVPGTTTDPVYKAMEILPIGPVMIIDTAGIDDSGCLGTLRVERTMSVLNKADLVIIVLEAESGITQYEKALIEGIKVKKIPIVGVINKTDKITIAAELVMKWSKEFSIPLLPTSVKNNQGIEELKKLIITYAPPGWQGPPVIGDLIQAKDTIILVTPIDSAAPKGRLILPQVQTIRDILDHDGVTIVVKETELKQAIENLRKLPRLIVTDSQAFERVSAETPPGVMLTSFSILFARHKGDLETLVSGVKNIEKLKSGDTVLIAEACTHHQQADDIGTVKIPRWLQEKVGGELKFEWAAGSHFPEDLSKYSLIIHCGACMLNRKEMLHRLSEVSTKAVPVVNYGILIAYINGILEQALEPFPHIQRILSELN, encoded by the coding sequence ATGCAGGAAACACCAAAAGCATCACGTTTGCACATTGCAATTTTAGGAAGGCGTAATGCAGGCAAATCTAGTTTAATCAATGCACTGACAAACCAAAAAGTTGCTTTAGTATCAGATGTTCCAGGGACAACAACAGATCCCGTATATAAAGCGATGGAGATTCTACCAATTGGTCCGGTTATGATTATTGATACTGCAGGTATTGATGATAGCGGATGCCTTGGTACATTACGAGTAGAACGCACCATGAGCGTATTAAATAAAGCGGATTTAGTGATAATTGTATTGGAAGCTGAAAGCGGCATAACCCAGTATGAAAAAGCTTTAATAGAAGGTATTAAGGTAAAGAAAATACCTATTGTTGGAGTCATAAACAAAACTGATAAAATTACGATAGCAGCGGAATTAGTAATGAAGTGGAGTAAGGAGTTTAGTATTCCCTTGCTGCCTACTAGTGTAAAGAATAATCAGGGTATTGAAGAATTGAAAAAATTAATTATTACCTATGCTCCGCCAGGTTGGCAGGGACCGCCTGTGATTGGGGACCTCATCCAAGCCAAGGATACAATAATTCTAGTGACTCCCATTGATTCAGCAGCGCCGAAAGGGCGACTCATTTTACCCCAAGTTCAAACTATCCGTGATATTCTTGACCATGATGGTGTGACAATCGTGGTGAAAGAAACAGAACTAAAACAGGCAATTGAAAATTTACGCAAACTACCTAGATTAATAGTTACAGATTCACAAGCTTTTGAGAGAGTTTCGGCAGAGACACCACCTGGTGTTATGTTAACATCTTTCTCTATATTATTTGCAAGACATAAAGGCGATTTGGAAACGTTAGTGTCTGGTGTTAAAAACATTGAGAAGTTAAAATCAGGGGATACCGTTTTGATTGCAGAAGCTTGTACCCATCATCAACAGGCGGATGACATTGGAACCGTTAAAATCCCTCGGTGGCTGCAAGAAAAAGTAGGCGGAGAGTTAAAATTTGAATGGGCTGCAGGCAGTCATTTCCCAGAAGATTTAAGTAAATATAGCTTAATTATACATTGTGGCGCTTGTATGTTAAACCGTAAGGAAATGCTTCATCGCCTTTCTGAAGTCTCAACTAAAGCGGTACCGGTAGTGAATTATGGAATTTTGATTGCTTATATAAATGGAATTTTAGAACAAGCGTTAGAGCCATTCCCTCATATACAAAGAATTTTGAGTGAATTAAATTAA
- a CDS encoding M23 family metallopeptidase, translating to MIKKESKPDRREYTLMIVPHQGQAVRRIRIPIVAVKYAVSFLCLLIVFSIGSFINYRYAIHTANVEKAELETLRQDNGVQSKEIEELAKTTASLKSDMERLNSLDAEIRRIVNNEDTTATSRAGLVRPSATYTGQGGPVQPDIGTIKNTVQDLQAAISVREQSLNELKQALLDKQARIAVTPSIWPTGGDVTSRFGWRNSPFGGGSDFHPGIDIANSVGTPIVATADGEVVQSEWYGGYGNMVQISHGNGISTVYGHNSKLLVRVGQTVKKGEVIAYLGNTGASTGPHCHYEVRVNGTAVNPTTFLN from the coding sequence TTGATTAAAAAAGAAAGTAAGCCAGATCGAAGAGAGTATACTTTAATGATTGTACCCCATCAGGGACAAGCAGTACGTAGGATCAGAATACCTATTGTAGCAGTAAAATATGCTGTTTCTTTTTTATGTTTGCTTATTGTCTTTTCCATAGGAAGTTTTATTAATTATCGATATGCAATTCATACAGCTAATGTCGAGAAAGCCGAGCTGGAGACATTGCGTCAAGATAATGGAGTACAAAGTAAAGAAATTGAAGAGCTGGCCAAAACAACTGCCAGTTTAAAATCAGATATGGAAAGATTAAACTCTCTGGATGCAGAAATAAGACGTATTGTTAATAATGAAGATACAACGGCTACATCCCGTGCTGGTTTGGTGCGACCTTCAGCTACTTATACTGGACAAGGGGGACCGGTACAGCCTGATATCGGTACTATAAAGAATACTGTGCAAGATTTACAGGCTGCCATTTCAGTAAGAGAACAAAGCCTGAATGAATTGAAGCAGGCTTTGTTGGACAAGCAAGCCAGAATAGCGGTTACCCCTTCTATTTGGCCGACAGGCGGAGACGTTACATCTCGTTTCGGTTGGCGTAATTCTCCTTTCGGCGGTGGAAGCGATTTTCATCCCGGGATTGATATTGCCAATAGTGTAGGCACACCCATTGTTGCAACTGCTGATGGTGAAGTCGTGCAGAGTGAATGGTATGGTGGGTATGGTAACATGGTACAGATTAGTCATGGAAATGGAATTTCAACTGTATATGGACATAACTCCAAATTGTTAGTACGTGTTGGTCAAACAGTAAAGAAAGGCGAAGTGATTGCTTATCTTGGTAATACAGGAGCGAGTACAGGACCTCATTGTCATTATGAAGTCAGGGTCAATGGTACTGCTGTTAATCCTACTACTTTCTTAAATTAA
- a CDS encoding ParB/RepB/Spo0J family partition protein, with translation MMNNNSQRGLGRGLDALFSSSKGVDAESLIKNVSISEIIPNKFQPRRVFDETALLELVSSISQYGVLQPLVVRKSNNIYELVAGERRLRASQQAGLKEIPVIIKDYTDREMTEISLIENIQREDLNAIEEALAYRRLMDEFRLTQEEVAKKIGRSRSVIANMVRLLNLHPKVQDYVSRGTLSMGQSRPLLALETLELQLEAAEIIIENDLSARDAEELVKRIADKKKPAKQQPKNVEEKNFFVTEAEDRLKMILGTQVKIKEGKFKSKIEIEFSSSEDLERILEVLSGDESPAPSKSRGTFAV, from the coding sequence ATGATGAATAATAATTCTCAGAGAGGATTAGGCCGGGGATTGGATGCCTTGTTTTCTAGTTCAAAAGGAGTGGATGCAGAGTCTCTTATAAAGAATGTATCCATTTCAGAAATTATTCCCAATAAATTTCAGCCACGCCGGGTCTTTGATGAAACTGCATTGCTCGAATTAGTATCTTCTATTAGTCAATATGGCGTATTGCAACCCCTTGTAGTACGAAAAAGTAATAATATTTATGAATTAGTAGCTGGTGAGCGACGACTGCGTGCTTCTCAGCAAGCAGGTCTGAAAGAGATCCCTGTTATTATTAAAGATTATACAGATAGGGAAATGACGGAAATCTCTTTAATTGAAAATATACAAAGAGAAGATTTAAATGCCATTGAAGAAGCTCTTGCCTATCGTCGTTTAATGGATGAGTTTCGTTTAACCCAAGAAGAAGTTGCAAAAAAAATTGGTCGCAGTCGTTCTGTGATCGCGAATATGGTGCGTTTATTGAATTTACATCCCAAGGTACAAGATTATGTTTCACGTGGAACATTATCCATGGGACAGTCCAGACCCCTGTTAGCCTTAGAAACCCTCGAACTTCAATTAGAAGCAGCGGAAATCATTATTGAAAATGATTTGTCAGCAAGGGATGCAGAAGAATTAGTCAAACGAATAGCGGATAAAAAGAAACCAGCAAAACAACAACCGAAGAATGTAGAAGAGAAAAATTTTTTTGTGACAGAAGCTGAAGATCGACTTAAGATGATATTAGGTACACAAGTGAAAATTAAAGAAGGAAAATTCAAGAGCAAAATTGAAATCGAATTTTCTTCATCTGAAGATTTAGAACGCATTCTTGAAGTTTTAAGTGGTGATGAATCACCGGCTCCTAGTAAGTCTCGAGGAACCTTCGCAGTATAA
- a CDS encoding DUF4446 family protein — MDYATQVSNLVMNNLQYVLLGMTVMILLALFVFISINIRLGKMNKKYRRMMQGVDGENLEKLLISHIEEVKHVVGKVDTLSEDCKRLEKIAKDCVQKVALVRFNAFEDVGSDLSFAIALLDSYNNGLVISSIYGRNEFRTYSKPIVSGVSSYLLTDEEKQAVAQAIKIKN, encoded by the coding sequence ATGGATTATGCAACACAAGTATCAAATCTGGTTATGAACAATTTACAGTATGTATTATTAGGTATGACAGTAATGATTTTATTAGCATTGTTTGTCTTTATAAGTATTAATATAAGACTTGGCAAAATGAATAAGAAATATCGTAGAATGATGCAGGGGGTAGATGGGGAAAACTTAGAGAAACTGCTAATTTCACATATTGAAGAAGTAAAGCATGTTGTGGGGAAAGTGGATACCCTATCTGAAGATTGCAAGCGATTAGAAAAAATAGCAAAAGATTGTGTACAAAAGGTAGCCCTTGTTCGGTTTAATGCTTTTGAAGATGTAGGCAGTGATCTAAGTTTTGCCATTGCACTTTTAGATTCTTATAATAATGGTCTTGTAATTTCCAGCATTTATGGACGTAATGAATTTCGTACATATTCCAAACCAATCGTTTCAGGAGTTTCTTCTTATTTGTTGACAGATGAGGAAAAACAAGCGGTAGCGCAAGCTATCAAAATTAAAAATTAA
- a CDS encoding L-fuculose-phosphate aldolase, which yields MILEKERELIVEYGQKLITHGLTKGTGGNISIFNKAEGLMAISPSGLDYFKTTPKDVVVLDLNGTKVDGDRNPSSEYSMHRIFYQKRDEVGAVLHAHSIYCSILAALHWKIEPVHYLIGYAGKDVRCAPYKLFGSEELSQAAFEYIQDRYAVLLANHGLLAIGETIEYAFDTAEEIEFVAQIYYKARCVGDPVLLSSDEMDEFLRKFKPYGKKQV from the coding sequence ATGATTTTAGAAAAGGAACGAGAGCTTATTGTGGAATATGGACAAAAGCTTATTACTCATGGTTTGACAAAAGGAACTGGAGGTAATATTAGTATTTTTAATAAAGCAGAAGGACTTATGGCAATTAGTCCCAGCGGATTGGATTATTTTAAAACTACACCGAAGGATGTTGTGGTTTTAGATCTTAACGGTACGAAAGTAGACGGGGACCGCAATCCTTCCAGTGAATATTCTATGCATCGCATTTTTTATCAGAAAAGGGATGAAGTCGGTGCAGTTTTGCATGCGCATTCGATTTACTGTAGTATTTTGGCGGCCCTTCATTGGAAGATTGAGCCGGTTCATTACTTAATTGGATATGCTGGAAAAGATGTACGGTGTGCACCTTACAAATTATTTGGCAGCGAGGAATTATCACAGGCAGCTTTTGAATATATACAGGACCGATATGCGGTATTACTTGCTAATCATGGATTACTGGCAATTGGCGAAACCATTGAGTATGCATTTGACACAGCAGAAGAAATTGAATTTGTTGCCCAAATTTATTATAAAGCAAGGTGTGTAGGAGACCCTGTCTTATTATCCTCTGATGAAATGGATGAATTTTTAAGGAAATTTAAGCCGTATGGTAAAAAACAAGTATAA
- a CDS encoding homocysteine S-methyltransferase family protein has product MIYIFDGAMGTMLQNAGLPPGYCPELWNQEQPAVITAIHKSYIDSGSDIIETNTFGANRIKLTHYGLEEKVALLNTAAVQAARAACGPDTKIAGSVGPTGKLIVPLGDLSFDDAYNVFFEQISALDQAGVDMILIETIIDIQEMRAALLAAKAASKKPVICQMSFGADERTVTGTDPITATIILEAMGADIIGVNCSLGPAQLLPIVEKIAQTTNCPISVQANAGMPSLINKQTVFPMQPEEMGLWAKKLVAAGARYVGGCCGTTPQHIKSIYQAVKHLALSDLPTVQSAKKSTALTSRSKTIYLGAGHPTVIIGERINPTGRKQLAADIAAGQFISVKKEALSQVRAGAHLLDVNMGVPGIDQAKAMQYAIQELSMLVDVPLVIDTTDVNALEAGLKAYPGRALINSVSAEPERLKSFLPLAKKYGAAILCLPISPAGVPKTAQDRLVVIQEIIHKAFETGLKPGDFVLDALILTAAADARAGLEALATLKLYRQHLGYPTTMGLSNISFGLPRRDIINATFCAMALDAGLDAPILNPYDPLMQQTLAASALLLGDDPSGRSYSVNYAPTSQSEERAAPLTPKNIIEQIHLAIVSGEKEAVVPLVEQALREGHKSIDISEQALTTAMNKVGIAFGNGQCFLPQVLLAAESMRAAFLTIKKELPAHATTSLGTIILATVKGDIHDLGKNIVAALLENNGFTVIDLGKDISPEKIVEKALEHKADIVGLCALMTTTMPQIDHTIAALKAAGCSAQTIVGGAVLTQEYANQANADSYAANGVDAVTIAKGFMADKAH; this is encoded by the coding sequence ATGATTTATATTTTTGACGGTGCCATGGGAACGATGTTACAAAATGCAGGATTACCGCCGGGATATTGTCCCGAATTATGGAATCAAGAGCAGCCAGCCGTGATTACGGCTATACATAAAAGTTATATCGATAGCGGATCCGATATTATTGAAACAAATACCTTTGGAGCAAATCGGATAAAATTAACCCATTATGGCTTAGAAGAAAAGGTTGCTTTGCTTAATACTGCCGCTGTTCAGGCAGCCCGGGCTGCCTGTGGTCCTGATACTAAGATAGCAGGTTCTGTAGGTCCTACAGGTAAATTAATTGTTCCTTTAGGAGATTTATCCTTCGATGATGCGTACAACGTTTTTTTTGAGCAAATTTCTGCCTTAGATCAAGCTGGCGTAGATATGATTCTAATTGAAACGATTATTGATATTCAAGAAATGCGTGCAGCTTTACTTGCAGCAAAAGCTGCTTCTAAAAAACCTGTTATTTGTCAAATGTCCTTTGGTGCTGATGAAAGAACTGTAACTGGTACTGATCCCATAACGGCAACGATCATTTTAGAAGCAATGGGTGCTGATATCATTGGTGTAAATTGTTCCTTAGGTCCTGCACAATTACTGCCAATTGTAGAAAAAATAGCACAGACTACAAATTGTCCAATCAGTGTTCAAGCCAATGCAGGAATGCCCAGCCTAATCAATAAACAAACTGTTTTTCCCATGCAGCCTGAGGAAATGGGACTTTGGGCTAAAAAATTAGTTGCTGCAGGTGCCCGTTATGTTGGCGGCTGCTGCGGCACTACCCCCCAGCACATTAAATCTATATACCAAGCCGTAAAACATCTCGCCCTATCCGATTTACCCACGGTTCAATCAGCGAAAAAGTCTACCGCCTTAACCAGCCGCAGTAAAACCATTTACCTGGGCGCTGGTCATCCCACTGTCATTATTGGTGAACGGATTAATCCTACAGGCCGCAAACAATTAGCAGCCGATATTGCCGCGGGACAATTTATTTCCGTAAAAAAAGAAGCCTTGTCTCAAGTCCGTGCAGGTGCACACCTTCTAGATGTAAATATGGGGGTTCCAGGAATTGACCAGGCCAAGGCCATGCAGTATGCAATTCAAGAGTTATCAATGCTGGTAGATGTTCCTTTGGTAATTGATACAACCGATGTAAATGCGTTAGAAGCAGGCTTGAAGGCGTATCCTGGCAGGGCGTTGATTAACTCAGTAAGTGCAGAACCAGAACGCTTAAAGTCTTTTTTACCTCTGGCCAAAAAATATGGAGCTGCTATCCTTTGTTTACCGATTAGTCCAGCTGGAGTCCCTAAAACCGCACAAGATCGGTTAGTAGTAATACAAGAAATTATTCATAAAGCATTTGAAACGGGTCTCAAACCCGGGGATTTTGTACTAGATGCTCTCATCCTAACAGCCGCGGCAGATGCCAGGGCTGGTCTTGAAGCTCTTGCCACATTGAAATTGTATCGCCAGCATCTTGGTTACCCAACTACAATGGGTCTTAGTAATATTTCTTTTGGACTGCCCAGGCGAGATATTATTAATGCAACCTTTTGTGCAATGGCATTAGATGCCGGACTTGATGCGCCCATTCTAAATCCGTATGATCCTCTCATGCAGCAAACCTTAGCAGCTTCCGCTTTGCTTTTAGGAGATGATCCCAGCGGCAGATCCTACAGCGTAAATTATGCCCCTACTAGTCAATCCGAAGAAAGAGCTGCCCCTCTTACACCTAAAAACATTATTGAACAAATCCATCTTGCTATTGTATCTGGAGAAAAAGAAGCGGTTGTTCCTTTAGTAGAGCAGGCATTAAGAGAAGGACATAAATCCATTGATATTAGTGAGCAAGCATTAACAACGGCCATGAATAAAGTTGGTATCGCTTTTGGCAATGGACAATGTTTTCTCCCCCAAGTATTATTAGCTGCCGAAAGCATGCGCGCCGCCTTCCTTACAATAAAAAAAGAACTGCCGGCTCATGCAACAACAAGTTTAGGTACTATCATCTTAGCTACTGTCAAAGGTGATATTCATGACTTAGGAAAAAATATTGTAGCTGCCTTATTAGAAAATAACGGTTTTACCGTAATTGACTTAGGAAAAGATATTTCTCCTGAAAAGATTGTGGAAAAAGCGCTAGAGCATAAAGCTGATATTGTGGGTCTATGCGCCCTTATGACGACTACAATGCCGCAAATTGACCACACCATTGCAGCGTTAAAAGCTGCAGGATGTTCTGCTCAAACCATCGTCGGCGGAGCTGTGCTAACGCAGGAATATGCAAATCAAGCAAATGCAGATTCTTATGCAGCTAATGGTGTCGATGCTGTAACAATTGCCAAAGGTTTTATGGCTGATAAAGCACATTAA
- a CDS encoding DUF554 domain-containing protein, which yields MKGTLVNAAAVLGGAIIGLALKQRLSQRYQHTLMHGLALAVGLIGLQMALKTQNILIVILSVVIGGLLGEFLNIDKWLSNFGEWLTLKAGSKHGSVGEGFITGSLVFCIGAMAIVGSIQEGLTGDASTLYAKSMLDAVASAVFASGLGIGVALSSVSILLYQGSITLLASSLSGMIADKMIIEMSAVGGLLIMGISLLMLEIKTIKVANLLPAIPVAAILASL from the coding sequence ATGAAGGGTACCTTAGTTAATGCAGCAGCTGTACTTGGTGGGGCAATTATTGGTTTAGCATTAAAGCAGCGGCTTTCTCAGCGCTATCAACATACACTAATGCACGGATTAGCTTTAGCTGTTGGTCTAATTGGTTTACAAATGGCTTTAAAGACACAAAATATATTGATCGTCATATTGAGTGTAGTAATTGGCGGTTTGCTTGGTGAGTTTTTGAACATTGATAAATGGTTGTCGAATTTTGGTGAATGGTTAACATTAAAGGCAGGTAGTAAACATGGCAGTGTTGGTGAAGGTTTTATTACAGGAAGTTTAGTATTTTGTATAGGAGCAATGGCAATTGTTGGCTCAATACAAGAAGGGCTAACGGGAGATGCTAGTACTTTGTATGCAAAGTCGATGCTGGATGCTGTCGCTTCAGCCGTCTTTGCATCAGGGCTGGGGATAGGTGTGGCCTTATCGAGTGTATCTATTTTACTATACCAAGGTTCGATTACCTTACTGGCAAGCAGCCTTAGCGGTATGATAGCCGATAAGATGATTATTGAAATGTCAGCAGTGGGTGGTTTGCTTATCATGGGTATTAGTTTACTAATGCTAGAAATAAAAACAATCAAAGTAGCTAATTTACTGCCTGCAATTCCGGTTGCTGCAATTCTTGCGTCTTTATAA